The bacterium nucleotide sequence CGCGACGTACTCCTCCGGCCGCGGGGCTCCCTTCCGGAGCGGCAGGGACGGGACGGGGACAAACAGGGGGGACCGGTTCTCCTCCAGCGTTCGCTGAAGCGCATCGGGCAGCCCGCGGAAGAGGTCCTCGTCCAGGATGACGAGCCGCACCCCCGGATCGCGGGAGAGGGATTTCGCCTGCCGTCCCATCTCCT carries:
- a CDS encoding V-type ATP synthase subunit F: MSYVIALMEKEAGLGYRLAGVDVRETPTSEEMGRQAKSLSRDPGVRLVILDEDLFRGLPDALQRTLEENRSPLFVPVPSLPLRKGAPRPEEYVARLIRRAVGYQIRIRR